A window of Rufibacter sp. LB8 contains these coding sequences:
- a CDS encoding PA0069 family radical SAM protein, which translates to MENRRKQDKQEVVPIQSEGFIKGRGAQYNPVNPFLKQAYVSDHIEGLDEPWEKPGVTQFFQEHPKKIVNEVKSPDLGLSYSMNPYQGCEHGCVYCYARNTHAYWGYGAGLDFEQKIIIKENAPALLRAQLENPNWVVRPIMLAGNTDCYQPIEAKKKITRGLLEVLLQYRHPVSVITKNALILRDLDLLQELHAHQLLHVNISITTLQEELRQKLEPRTATGAKRLAVVEALTQAGLPVNVMVAPIIPGLNDHEVPAILEASAQAGALSAAYTIVRLNGAVGETFEDWIYKAFPDRATKVLDQIKACHGGNLNDSQFGRRMVGEGQWAETIKSLFKISLRKHFKDRIMPPYDFTAFTPRKGIQLSMF; encoded by the coding sequence ATGGAAAACAGGCGCAAGCAAGACAAGCAGGAGGTGGTGCCCATTCAATCTGAGGGCTTCATTAAGGGACGAGGGGCGCAATACAATCCGGTTAACCCCTTTCTCAAGCAAGCCTATGTGAGCGACCATATAGAAGGGTTGGACGAGCCGTGGGAGAAGCCGGGCGTCACACAATTCTTTCAGGAGCACCCTAAAAAGATAGTGAATGAGGTAAAGTCCCCTGACTTGGGTTTGTCCTATTCCATGAATCCGTACCAAGGCTGTGAACACGGCTGCGTTTATTGCTACGCCCGCAACACCCATGCCTATTGGGGGTACGGGGCGGGCCTTGATTTCGAGCAGAAAATCATCATCAAGGAGAACGCGCCCGCCCTGCTGCGGGCCCAGTTGGAGAACCCCAATTGGGTGGTCAGGCCCATCATGTTGGCGGGCAACACCGACTGCTACCAACCCATAGAGGCCAAGAAGAAAATCACCAGAGGCCTGCTGGAAGTCCTGCTGCAATACCGCCACCCGGTGAGCGTCATCACCAAAAACGCGCTTATTCTCCGGGACCTGGATTTGTTACAGGAACTGCATGCCCACCAGTTGCTCCATGTGAACATCTCCATTACCACCTTGCAAGAGGAGCTTCGGCAAAAGCTGGAGCCCCGCACCGCTACCGGCGCCAAACGGCTGGCCGTGGTAGAGGCGTTGACCCAGGCCGGGTTACCGGTGAACGTGATGGTGGCGCCCATTATTCCCGGCCTCAACGACCATGAGGTGCCCGCCATTCTGGAGGCCTCGGCGCAGGCGGGGGCTTTGTCGGCGGCGTACACCATTGTGCGGTTGAACGGGGCGGTGGGCGAAACCTTTGAAGACTGGATTTACAAAGCCTTCCCAGACCGCGCCACAAAAGTTCTAGACCAGATCAAGGCCTGCCACGGCGGAAATTTAAACGATAGCCAGTTCGGGCGGCGCATGGTAGGGGAGGGGCAATGGGCCGAGACCATCAAATCGCTCTTTAAGATTTCGCTCAGAAAACATTTCAAGGACCGCATTATGCCCCCGTATGATTTCACGGCTTTCACCCCCAGAAAGGGCATACAGCTTTCTATGTTTTAA
- a CDS encoding cytochrome c, translated as MRGLRKRYLFLLAGIGLGLNGCFTERTDEGKLLYTRHCASCHLENGEGLRGVIPPLLNSDYTQKNRAQLACIIKNGMQGPIEVNGKPYNQAMPGNTQLSEADIANVINYLHKEFKSPATRVSLGEIREQVKLCP; from the coding sequence ATGCGGGGGCTTCGGAAAAGATACCTGTTTCTGCTGGCAGGCATAGGCCTTGGCCTGAACGGCTGCTTCACGGAGCGCACCGATGAAGGCAAGCTCCTCTACACCCGCCACTGCGCCAGTTGCCACTTGGAAAACGGCGAAGGCCTGCGCGGGGTCATTCCGCCGCTCCTGAACTCAGACTACACCCAGAAAAACCGGGCCCAGCTGGCCTGCATCATCAAAAACGGAATGCAAGGCCCCATTGAGGTCAACGGGAAACCCTATAACCAGGCCATGCCCGGCAACACGCAACTCTCAGAGGCAGACATTGCCAACGTCATCAATTACCTGCACAAAGAATTCAAATCACCGGCCACGCGCGTCTCCCTGGGCGAAATAAGGGAGCAAGTCAAGCTTTGCCCGTAG
- a CDS encoding response regulator transcription factor: MVKVVLVDDHTIIRDGLKSLLKSERSIQIIGEAANGQELLELLKTTAPDVVMLDLNMPVMDGFETLKHLQEKHPDVKALVLTMLDQESYVHKVRASGATGFVLKTAGRDELVHAIKTVASNNSFICSEVALKLLNRSPVDGATPEGFQKPSPELSRREMEVLRLIAEGYTNAEIADKLFASKRTIESHRQHLIEKTKARNTATLIKFAIQQGLID; encoded by the coding sequence ATGGTAAAGGTAGTATTGGTGGATGACCACACCATCATTAGAGACGGGTTAAAATCACTGTTAAAATCGGAAAGGTCTATTCAGATCATTGGTGAGGCCGCCAACGGCCAGGAACTGTTGGAACTCTTGAAAACCACCGCGCCAGACGTGGTGATGCTGGACTTGAACATGCCCGTGATGGATGGGTTTGAAACGCTCAAGCACCTCCAGGAAAAACACCCAGACGTGAAGGCTCTGGTGCTCACCATGTTAGACCAGGAAAGCTATGTACACAAAGTACGTGCCTCTGGCGCCACCGGCTTTGTGCTCAAAACGGCCGGCCGAGATGAACTGGTGCACGCCATTAAAACGGTGGCCAGCAACAACAGCTTTATCTGCTCTGAAGTAGCGCTTAAATTACTCAACCGCTCCCCCGTGGATGGCGCCACTCCTGAGGGGTTCCAGAAACCGTCGCCGGAGTTGTCAAGAAGGGAGATGGAAGTGCTGCGCCTTATAGCCGAAGGTTACACCAACGCAGAAATTGCGGACAAACTTTTCGCCAGTAAGCGTACCATTGAGAGTCATCGGCAGCACCTCATTGAGAAGACCAAGGCCCGCAACACCGCCACGCTTATCAAGTTCGCCATACAGCAGGGACTTATAGACTAA
- a CDS encoding PAS domain S-box protein: MSEERKAAIGLAHDFSLLRQQAEKLQKPVSEVDVQNMAPHEVRRLIQELQIHQVELEMQNHQLQLATQDLEAATAKYKDLYHQSPFGYVTLDEHGLIEEANAKGVELLAADEKQLLSRRFSQFIHSDSLDAYYGFFKKMLLSNGPQTVDLRILATSGYAYYVHLEGILLRHDNHPNQVRIAFVDISEQKEAHLALSYKEATLSAVINSSLNAIQVFKAVRNQDGTLLDFEWVLLNKTAELFLDYTLDQLRSHKLMELYPALLPDGHFYTAIQVVENGQPATFTTRFSKNGKDHWLNCVAVKLDDGFVLTFEDVTQQRIANEKLQESQLLLSKMAEAMPDFIYVEDLVHGRNLYTNRNFLAFLGYTDADVKGHPRDLLDSLYHPEDAHLLFERRQRFAEVQDGKFLESLVRIKDKEGTWRNIFFRETVFKRGASGVPIQLVGTAQDITQKLKAEEDLRQKDNTISAILQNLPVIIWRIDKEGRITQAVGSGLQNIGYQDHELEGRLITEVNPSIVPNIETVLKGNTEVFVAQAEVNGETIYKQNYFLHDHATGGGIGFCLDITEQKKAEAEVQFQTMVLNQLLQNLPLVLALIDKQGNYQDIRGNGLRSVGIADNELVGKSIYKVFPFLRDNIQDVLSGQIRSFTAAFDYQGKQVYFQNYGFLDVQNNLGIAFGIDITDLQEAQEKLTLEKEFSENLLETHLHGIVALDNNLTVTAWNKAMEQFTSQERAGMLGRSLEQVLAGQAHGRLLQKLKRVLMGKPLTLTSFPFLPDERSFEISLTPLFTAEKEVSGILGIIRDTTSQKLKQTAETKHKLQQQKAIMDAVLTTQNEERKRIAEALHNSLAQLLYAAKLNLEEIKDKIPEKEDLKDPFEKVYSFLEGAIKETRTLAHELIPRVLEDFGLRSALKDLATRLSTGSFTVQCVITGFDTPTDYEIETHLFRFVQELLNNVMKHAEATEALVQVVDTGTAVRVRVADNGKGMPPSMLERASTSKGIGLTTIRYRVKLLQGTMQVHSAAGEGTTVTIEFPH, translated from the coding sequence ATGAGCGAAGAAAGAAAAGCAGCAATTGGCCTGGCCCATGATTTCTCCCTGCTGCGCCAGCAGGCAGAAAAACTGCAGAAGCCGGTGAGCGAGGTAGATGTGCAGAACATGGCGCCCCATGAGGTGCGCCGCCTTATACAGGAGCTGCAGATTCATCAGGTGGAGCTGGAGATGCAGAACCACCAACTGCAACTGGCCACGCAAGACCTGGAAGCCGCCACCGCCAAATACAAAGACCTCTACCACCAATCGCCGTTTGGGTACGTGACCCTAGATGAACACGGCCTGATTGAGGAAGCCAATGCCAAAGGTGTAGAATTGCTGGCCGCCGATGAAAAGCAACTGCTTTCGCGCCGATTCAGCCAGTTCATTCATTCAGACAGCCTTGACGCGTACTACGGGTTCTTCAAAAAGATGCTGCTCTCCAACGGCCCGCAAACGGTAGACCTGCGCATCTTGGCAACTTCAGGCTATGCGTACTACGTGCATTTAGAGGGAATCTTGCTGCGCCATGACAACCACCCAAACCAGGTACGCATTGCGTTTGTAGACATCTCTGAACAGAAAGAGGCGCACCTGGCCCTTTCGTACAAAGAAGCTACTTTATCGGCTGTCATCAACAGTTCCCTCAATGCCATACAGGTGTTCAAGGCGGTGCGCAACCAAGACGGCACGCTGCTTGATTTTGAGTGGGTGCTGCTCAACAAAACCGCCGAGCTTTTCCTGGATTACACCCTAGACCAGTTGCGCAGCCATAAGTTGATGGAACTGTACCCCGCCCTGCTGCCCGACGGCCATTTTTACACGGCGATTCAGGTAGTGGAAAACGGACAGCCCGCCACCTTCACCACCCGTTTCAGCAAGAACGGCAAAGACCACTGGCTTAACTGCGTGGCCGTGAAATTAGACGATGGCTTTGTGCTCACCTTTGAAGACGTGACCCAGCAGCGCATTGCCAATGAGAAACTGCAGGAAAGCCAACTGCTCCTCTCCAAAATGGCCGAGGCCATGCCTGATTTTATTTACGTGGAAGACCTGGTGCATGGCCGCAACCTGTACACCAACCGCAATTTTCTGGCTTTTCTGGGCTACACAGACGCAGACGTGAAAGGCCACCCCCGTGATTTACTGGACTCTCTGTATCACCCCGAAGATGCCCATCTGCTGTTTGAGCGCCGCCAGCGGTTTGCTGAGGTCCAAGACGGTAAATTTCTGGAGTCACTGGTGCGCATCAAAGACAAGGAAGGCACCTGGCGTAACATTTTTTTCCGGGAGACGGTGTTCAAGCGCGGCGCTTCCGGCGTGCCTATTCAATTGGTGGGCACTGCCCAAGATATCACCCAGAAACTCAAAGCCGAGGAAGACCTGCGGCAGAAAGACAATACTATTTCCGCCATTCTCCAGAATCTGCCGGTCATTATCTGGCGCATAGACAAGGAAGGGCGCATTACGCAGGCGGTGGGTTCTGGTTTGCAGAACATTGGCTACCAAGACCATGAACTGGAAGGCCGCTTAATCACCGAGGTGAACCCTAGCATTGTCCCCAACATTGAGACCGTGCTCAAAGGCAACACAGAGGTGTTTGTGGCCCAGGCAGAGGTAAACGGCGAAACCATCTACAAACAGAATTACTTTTTGCATGACCACGCCACCGGCGGCGGCATTGGTTTCTGCCTGGACATTACCGAGCAGAAGAAAGCAGAAGCCGAGGTGCAGTTCCAGACCATGGTTCTTAACCAACTGTTGCAAAACCTGCCCCTGGTGTTGGCCCTTATTGACAAACAAGGAAACTACCAGGATATTAGGGGAAATGGATTACGCAGCGTTGGTATTGCGGACAATGAACTGGTAGGCAAAAGCATTTATAAGGTTTTCCCGTTTCTACGGGACAACATTCAAGACGTGCTCTCGGGGCAAATCAGAAGTTTTACCGCCGCTTTTGACTACCAAGGCAAGCAGGTTTATTTTCAGAACTACGGGTTTCTGGATGTGCAGAACAATTTGGGCATCGCCTTCGGAATTGATATCACAGATTTGCAGGAAGCCCAGGAAAAACTGACCCTGGAGAAGGAATTCTCAGAAAATCTGCTGGAAACCCATTTGCACGGCATCGTCGCCCTGGACAATAACTTGACCGTGACCGCCTGGAACAAAGCCATGGAGCAGTTCACTTCCCAAGAGAGAGCCGGCATGCTGGGCCGCTCCCTTGAGCAAGTTTTGGCAGGTCAGGCCCACGGCCGCCTACTTCAGAAACTTAAGCGCGTTCTGATGGGAAAGCCCCTCACTCTCACCAGCTTCCCGTTCTTGCCAGATGAAAGGTCCTTTGAGATTAGCCTAACACCTTTATTCACCGCTGAGAAAGAAGTTTCTGGCATTCTGGGCATCATACGTGACACCACTAGCCAGAAATTGAAGCAAACCGCCGAAACGAAACATAAATTACAGCAGCAAAAAGCCATTATGGATGCGGTGCTCACCACCCAGAACGAGGAGCGCAAACGCATTGCCGAAGCCCTGCACAACAGCCTGGCCCAGTTGCTCTACGCCGCCAAACTCAACCTGGAGGAAATCAAGGACAAAATACCAGAAAAGGAAGACTTGAAAGACCCCTTTGAAAAGGTTTACAGCTTTCTGGAAGGCGCCATCAAAGAAACCCGAACGCTGGCCCATGAGTTGATTCCCAGGGTTTTGGAGGACTTCGGGCTGCGATCTGCGCTCAAAGACCTGGCCACCCGCTTGTCAACCGGCTCCTTTACGGTGCAGTGCGTGATCACAGGCTTTGACACCCCCACCGACTATGAAATTGAGACGCACCTGTTCCGGTTTGTGCAGGAACTCCTCAACAACGTGATGAAACACGCCGAAGCCACGGAGGCCTTGGTGCAGGTAGTGGACACCGGCACTGCCGTGCGGGTGCGGGTGGCCGACAACGGCAAGGGCATGCCGCCTTCCATGCTGGAGCGCGCCTCCACTTCCAAAGGCATTGGCCTGACCACCATCAGATACAGGGTGAAGCTTTTACAAGGCACCATGCAGGTACACTCAGCCGCTGGCGAAGGCACTACCGTGACCATAGAATTCCCGCATTAA
- a CDS encoding SCO family protein, whose product MRHTFLGLAFGLAVLAGCTQGENEKALPILGPREPQVKLVNGQEQVDTLYHSIPDFAFLNQDSALVTPKTVEGKIYVADFFFTSCPSICPKMKSQMLRVYEKYKDNPRVALLSHSIDPTHDTVAVLRDYAQRLNVKSSTWHFLTGDKDTILNLAQKHYLTSAMEDKTVPGGFEHSGAFLLVDENRHLRGHYDGTDAASVDKLLKDMDKLLAEKKGQ is encoded by the coding sequence ATGAGACATACATTCTTAGGATTGGCCTTCGGGCTGGCAGTTTTGGCGGGTTGTACGCAGGGCGAAAACGAAAAGGCGCTTCCCATTCTGGGGCCGCGCGAGCCGCAAGTGAAACTGGTGAACGGCCAGGAACAGGTAGACACGCTGTACCATTCCATCCCTGATTTCGCGTTCCTGAACCAGGACAGCGCCCTGGTCACACCCAAAACCGTGGAAGGCAAGATTTACGTGGCTGATTTCTTTTTCACGTCGTGCCCGTCTATCTGCCCCAAGATGAAAAGCCAGATGCTGCGCGTGTATGAGAAATACAAAGACAACCCGCGCGTGGCCCTGCTGTCACATTCCATAGACCCCACGCATGACACCGTGGCCGTGCTCCGCGACTACGCCCAGCGCCTGAACGTGAAAAGCAGCACCTGGCATTTCCTGACCGGCGACAAAGACACCATCCTGAATCTGGCCCAGAAGCATTACCTCACCAGCGCCATGGAAGATAAGACCGTGCCCGGCGGCTTTGAGCACAGCGGCGCGTTTCTGCTGGTAGATGAAAACCGCCACCTGCGCGGCCATTATGACGGTACAGACGCTGCATCTGTGGACAAACTCCTGAAAGACATGGACAAGTTGCTGGCCGAAAAGAAAGGGCAATAA
- a CDS encoding STAS domain-containing protein → MEIIIEEEPTAYILRLRGELDASTCLEVDKQIEIAMTKSVEHLWVDCQELRYISSAGLGVLISHLGTLEARSISLVLYGMSSQIKNVFELLGLHHLMTIVPSKEDALMQLR, encoded by the coding sequence ATGGAGATTATCATTGAAGAAGAACCAACGGCTTACATCCTGCGGTTACGGGGGGAATTGGACGCTTCTACCTGCCTGGAGGTAGACAAACAAATTGAGATTGCCATGACCAAGTCTGTGGAGCACTTATGGGTAGACTGCCAGGAGTTGCGTTACATTTCTTCGGCGGGTCTGGGCGTGCTTATTTCCCACCTGGGTACCTTGGAGGCCCGCAGCATCAGCCTGGTGCTGTACGGCATGAGCAGCCAAATCAAGAACGTGTTTGAACTGCTGGGGCTTCACCACCTCATGACCATTGTGCCGTCTAAAGAAGACGCCCTCATGCAATTACGCTAG
- a CDS encoding endonuclease/exonuclease/phosphatase family protein, translated as MAGKNIKRSFLFKLIVALNIGAAVLLVVSHFSSYVNPAVFWSASLVALTYPVLLLVNVLFVLYWLLIKSRALFISLFAVLVGFDNLRTQIQFNLAQPEVPAQAQKTRVLSFNARLFDLYNWTGNPLTREKIFKMVQDEAPDIVCFQEFYTSAKKGRNNLDTLVQLQPAKNQHVAYTETLRGTDHWGIATFSKYPIVGRGNILFNEITNNICIFTDLRIGQDTVRVYNVHFQSNRFKREDYEFLGNPNAKPTNDEKIMASRNILKRLQVGAVKRAQQVQVVAEHIKKSPYPVIVCGDFNDPPASFTYNTISKGLQDAFLQSGWGLGNTFNGLFSVLRIDYILHDRRLVGSGYRTIRQNLSDHYPIVTDLWMKKPRK; from the coding sequence GTGGCAGGTAAGAATATCAAGCGCAGTTTCTTGTTTAAACTCATTGTGGCCTTGAACATAGGGGCGGCTGTGTTGCTGGTGGTGTCGCATTTTTCGTCTTACGTGAACCCGGCTGTTTTCTGGTCGGCCAGTTTGGTGGCCTTGACCTACCCCGTGCTGCTGCTGGTAAACGTGCTCTTTGTGTTGTACTGGCTCCTAATCAAAAGCCGCGCACTGTTCATTTCGTTGTTTGCCGTTTTGGTGGGGTTTGATAATTTGCGCACCCAGATTCAGTTCAACCTGGCCCAGCCCGAGGTGCCCGCCCAGGCGCAGAAAACCCGCGTGCTCAGTTTCAACGCCCGCCTCTTTGACCTCTACAACTGGACCGGCAACCCCCTCACCCGTGAGAAGATTTTCAAGATGGTGCAAGACGAAGCGCCGGACATTGTCTGCTTCCAGGAGTTCTATACCTCGGCCAAGAAAGGACGCAACAACCTGGACACCCTGGTGCAGCTGCAGCCCGCCAAGAACCAACACGTGGCCTACACAGAAACCCTGCGCGGCACCGACCATTGGGGCATTGCCACGTTCAGCAAATACCCCATTGTGGGGCGCGGCAATATTCTGTTCAATGAGATCACCAACAACATCTGTATTTTTACAGACCTTAGAATAGGACAAGATACAGTGCGGGTGTACAACGTGCATTTTCAGTCTAACCGGTTCAAGCGCGAAGACTATGAGTTCCTGGGTAACCCCAACGCCAAGCCCACCAATGATGAGAAAATCATGGCCTCGCGCAACATCTTGAAACGCCTGCAAGTTGGGGCTGTGAAGCGCGCGCAACAAGTGCAGGTGGTGGCAGAGCACATCAAGAAATCGCCGTATCCGGTCATTGTCTGCGGCGACTTCAATGACCCGCCGGCCTCGTTCACGTATAATACTATTAGCAAAGGCCTGCAAGACGCCTTTCTGCAGAGTGGCTGGGGATTGGGCAACACCTTCAACGGTTTGTTTTCTGTGTTAAGAATAGATTACATTCTGCATGACCGAAGGTTGGTGGGCTCGGGGTACAGAACTATCAGGCAGAACCTCTCAGACCATTACCCAATTGTCACCGATTTGTGGATGAAAAAGCCGCGAAAATAG
- a CDS encoding cation diffusion facilitator family transporter, which translates to MPSTPASDRIRLMALMLVVALLLLGVKFTAYFLTNSNAILTDALESIINFITGGFALYSVYLAAKPKDQDHPYGHGKIEFLSSGLEGTLITLAGIGIIIKSIYTLVYPEPIMQMDIGIYLTAAAGLVNYVAGRYLVRRGTQSSSLTIIANGKHLLSDAYSSAGLVLGLGCIYFTGLLWLDSVVAIIFGSFITYTGYGLVRNSISGVMDEADHQLIVRIITVLNFRRRPNWIDLHNMRVIKYGSQLHIDCHLTLPWYFNLQESHKEVDALQEEITQEMGDVVELFVHLDPCLPPASCRLCTKADCRVREHDFVGRVEWTLNNVIENEKHVL; encoded by the coding sequence ATGCCCTCCACCCCGGCTTCTGACCGTATTAGATTAATGGCCTTAATGCTAGTGGTGGCACTGCTGCTGCTGGGGGTTAAGTTCACGGCCTACTTCCTTACCAATTCCAACGCCATTCTCACCGATGCGCTGGAGTCCATCATCAATTTTATAACGGGTGGCTTTGCGCTGTACAGCGTGTACCTGGCGGCCAAACCTAAAGACCAGGACCACCCCTACGGCCATGGCAAAATAGAATTTCTCTCTTCTGGCCTTGAGGGCACCCTCATCACCCTGGCAGGTATTGGCATTATCATCAAGTCTATCTACACGCTGGTGTACCCAGAGCCCATCATGCAGATGGACATTGGTATTTACCTCACGGCGGCGGCCGGGCTGGTCAATTACGTAGCGGGGCGCTACCTGGTGCGCAGAGGCACGCAGTCTTCGTCGCTCACCATTATTGCCAATGGCAAGCACCTGCTTTCAGATGCCTATTCCAGCGCGGGTCTGGTACTGGGGCTGGGCTGCATCTATTTCACCGGTTTGCTGTGGCTGGATTCCGTGGTGGCCATTATTTTCGGGTCATTCATCACATACACAGGATATGGCCTGGTCAGGAACTCCATCTCCGGGGTAATGGACGAGGCCGACCACCAGTTGATTGTCCGCATCATTACGGTGCTCAACTTTCGCCGCCGGCCCAACTGGATTGACCTGCACAACATGCGCGTGATCAAATATGGCAGTCAGCTGCACATTGACTGCCACCTCACCTTGCCCTGGTACTTTAACCTGCAGGAATCACACAAAGAGGTAGACGCGCTGCAGGAGGAGATCACGCAGGAAATGGGCGATGTGGTGGAACTCTTCGTGCACCTGGACCCTTGCCTGCCCCCGGCCAGTTGCCGCCTCTGCACCAAAGCAGATTGCCGGGTGCGGGAGCATGACTTCGTGGGCCGCGTGGAATGGACGCTGAACAACGTGATTGAAAACGAAAAGCACGTGCTGTAA